The following proteins are co-located in the Cryptosporidium parvum Iowa II chromosome 6, whole genome shotgun sequence genome:
- a CDS encoding DHHC family palmitoyl transferase (with a signal peptide and 4 transmembrane domains): MNSGGLPASYSARKRKNGACFLLFIMTMIALLYACYFVILLQPLFEIYYIGASVSAAFHLVFALFLISFYQCTNTEPGRVPAKWGFRVGDESKRRRYCKVCQVWKPDRTHHCSECGKCVLNMDHHCPWINNCVGFYNRKFFIQLLIYAQLSLLFLFVQGTMFLVEQYITLWPYNHGTDPTPLGRSIEAIKLTSIIVMLVFVTPLLLALFPFSRLHIGFIVRNLTTIESLSPQSPEYGRYDLGPERNIQQAFGHNPMQWFCPFNTKSSRPVGDGVRWPVRCPEVDDLEMGQIPIYSHQNINDRNTYHGHQNLSPYNNSGVYHQL; encoded by the coding sequence ATGAATTCTGGAGGTTTGCCGGCAAGCTATTCAGCTAGAAAACGCAAAAATGGTGCGTGTTTTCTGCTATTCATTATGACTATGATTGCTTTGCTGTATGCTTGTTATTTTGTGATTCTATTACAGCCATTGTTTGAGATTTACTATATAGGAGCATCAGTATCAGCAGCATTCCATCTTGTTTTTGCTTTGTTTTTGATATCTTTCTACCAATGCACAAATACAGAGCCAGGAAGAGTTCCAGCAAAATGGGGATTTAGAGTTGGAGATGAATccaaaagaagaagatattGCAAAGTCTGTCAGGTTTGGAAACCTGATAGAACCCATCATTGCTCAGAATGTGGAAAATGTGTTTTGAATATGGATCACCATTGTCCATGGATCAATAATTGTGTTGGATTCTATAATCGGAAGTTCTTTATTCAACTTTTAATATATGCTCAACTTTctcttttgtttttatttgttCAAGGTACAATGTTTCTAGTTGAGCAATATATTACTTTATGGCCATATAATCATGGTACTGATCCAACTCCGCTTGGAAGATCTATTGAAGCCATAAAGCTTACATCTATTATTGTTATGTTAGTTTTTGTTACACCACTATTACTTGCATTATTCCCCTTCTCAAGACTACATATTGGCTTTATTGTTCGAAATTTAACCACTATTGAAAGCTTAAGCCCTCAAAGTCCTGAATATGGGAGATATGATCTAGGGCCTGAGAGAAATATACAACAAGCATTTGGGCATAATCCTATGCAATGGTTTTGTCCATTCAACACTAAGTCATCAAGGCCTGTTGGAGATGGTGTAAGGTGGCCAGTTAGGTGCCCTGAAGTAGATGATCTTGAAATGGGGCAAATTCCAATTTATAGccatcaaaatattaatgatagAAATACTTATCATGGCCACCAGAATCTTTCTCCCTATAATAATAGTGGAGTATATCATCAACTATAG
- a CDS encoding UBP_znfinger+UBA; UBP5 like deubiquitinating enzyme with a UB hydrolase domain and two UBA domains at the C-terminus — MNELFEEYLKLIGSKIERKDPVYKAQCQLSFKDSFSEGGLYVNLKNFEAYSRDFLEWDYSQSGCRLYLSIKGTRKYHPENIDNPTNLSIGKEGGYFPEKPFFEDLFQYGLVSFPDMEVMELTDSRVHKELSERLNYIIQYDQNMELSKDTDSLVAWAEERKVSRHAENLFQVSSPKQISPKGWTCETCGASTNLWLNLSDGFIGCGRRLYGVGGGCFDGKDEGAALLHYQQHTERPLAVKLGTITQFGNADVFSYDPQEDDLVLDPHLVKHLSVFGINVGQLEKTEKSLTEMQIEQNNKLDLTSGTESEECGSFLPMNKLFKKGDLLTALVGLENSGNSCYVNVVLQLLASIPEVGELFSIHFQDLLEIYSKYFIQKTRPRESIVIQFSKVIKALLTNDVINDRNYKISSRSKDIQKAISELKEKGINENIIESLTESEVNPCLVHILPSILKRTISKGNPEFSSSHQQDTLEYFTFLQEKLSDDLKKYYNHSSQEIQKLIQQFINLFSFFIGERLECKQTGSVKLTSQLNNVLSLPIPKDLITYSSDTRQTKKPKHAFGEDGEDLATPKSNHLKEQDMNDDHECFSDISLLLSNWRQEEIVESFLSPCTNQLGKAGKSNFIKSMPKYLIIHMQRFYLSEDWRPKKINLSVKVPNFLDLESLRDSEELKPGEKPFPEGVDEVNKSLKEEVQVPESLVNSVLDLGFTKSHAELAVKNTFSTDIDICINWILTNIDSINSMDLTSSDSSSSSSSSSASNTSKTNNSASHQDLEAIENIISICCCSRDIAEKAFKISNQNLERAIQMIFDDPSIIESFEDTQLQQQVSVGPDLSSKLIELDDGPGKYELIGVICHLGKSVHSGHYICYNKRKIDSSINPSNQPTESSCSSSIWVRFNDTKVYLSKEDDFPHKEKGYIYLYRRTN; from the coding sequence atgaatgAACTTTTTGAGGAGTATTTAAAGCTTATTGGAAGTAAGATAGAAAGAAAGGATCCGGTTTACAAAGCACAATGTCAATTGTCATTTAAGGATTCTTTCTCTGAAGGGGGGCTCTACGttaatttgaagaattttgaaGCATATAGTAGGGATTTTCTTGAATGGGATTATAGTCAGAGTGGCTGTAGGCTTTATTTGAGTATTAAAGGCACTAGAAAATATCACccagaaaatattgataatccCACAAATTTGTCAATAGGCAAAGAGGGAGGATACTTTCCAGAGAAGCCATTTTTTGAGGACTTATTCCAATACGGTTTGGTATCTTTTCCAGATATGGAAGTAATGGAATTGACGGATAGCCGGGTTCATAAAGAACTTTCTGAAAGgcttaattatataatccAATACGACCAGAACATGGAATTAAGCAAAGATACGGACTCTTTGGTTGCCTGGGctgaagaaagaaaagtttCAAGGCATGCTGAGAATCTTTTTCAGGTATCTTCTCCTAAGCAAATTTCTCCTAAAGGTTGGACATGTGAGACTTGTGGAGCAAGTACAAATTTATGGTTAAATTTATCAGATGGATTTATTGGATGTGGAAGAAGGTTATACGGAGTTGGAGGTGGTTGCTTTGATGGAAAGGATGAAGGAGCGGCTTTACTTCACTATCAACAACATACAGAAAGACCTTTGGCAGTTAAGTTGGGAACAATAACTCAGTTTGGAAATGCGGATGTGTTTTCCTACGATCCACAAGAGGATGATTTGGTTCTGGATCCTCATCTAGTAAAACATCTTTCAgtatttggaataaatgTTGGGCAACTTGAAAAGACTGAAAAAAGTTTAACAGAAATGCAAATTGAGCAGAATAACAAGTTAGATTTGACAAGTGGAACAGAATCTGAAGAATGTGGTAGTTTTTTACCAATGAATaaactatttaaaaaagGTGATTTACTAACAGCTCTTGTAGGACTTGAGAACTCTGGTAACTCTTGTTATGTTAACGTAGTTTTGCAACTTCTTGCATCTATTCCAGAAGTAGGAGAGCTTTTTTCAATCcattttcaagatttaCTGGAAATTTactccaaatattttattcaaaaaacaAGGCCAAGAGAAAGTATTGTAATTCAGTTTTCTAAAGTAATTAAGGCTTTACTTACAAATGATGTAATTAATGATCGTAATTATAAGATTTCATCTCGTTCTAAAGATATTCAAAAAGCTATTTCTGAGCTTAAAGAGAAAggtattaatgaaaatatcaTTGAATCTTTAACAGAAAGTGAAGTCAATCCTTGTTTAGTGCATATTCTTCCTTCAATACTAAAAAGAACTATTTCTAAAGGTAATCCTGAGTTTTCTTCATCCCACCAGCAAGATActcttgaatattttacCTTCCTTCAAGAAAAGCTATCTGATGATCTTAAAAAGTATTACAATCATTCTTCACAGGAAATTCAGAAGTTAATTCaacaatttattaatcTTTTCAGTTTCTTCATTGGAGAAAGACTTGAATGTAAACAAACAGGATCTGTAAAGCTTACTTCTCAGTTAAATAATGTATTATCACTACCAATACCTAAGGATTTAATTACTTATAGTTCAGACACTAGGCAAACCAAAAAGCCAAAACATGCCTTTGGTGAGGATGGTGAAGATTTAGCTACTCCTAAATCTAATCATCTTAAAGAACAAGATATGAATGATGATCACGAATGTTTTAGCGATATTTCCCTCTTACTTTCCAATTGGAGGCAAGAAGAGATAGTAGAAAGTTTTCTCTCTCCTTGTACAAATCAATTGGGTAAGGCTggaaaatcaaattttattaaatctatGCCAAAATACCTCATTATACATATGCAAAGATTCTATTTATCAGAAGATTGGAGACCTAAGAAAATTAACTTAAGTGTTAAAGTCCCAAATTTCTTAGATTTAGAATCTTTAAGAGATTCTGAAGAGCTAAAACCTGGTGAAAAGCCTTTCCCTGAAGGAGTAGATGAagttaataaatctttaaaagaagaagtCCAGGTTCCAGAATCTCTGGTGAATTCTGTTTTGGATTTGGGATTCACCAAATCACATGCTGAACTGGCTGTTAAGAATACTTTCTCAACAGATATAGATATATGTATTAATTGGATACTGACAAATATTGACTCAATCAATTCTATGGATTTGACTTCATCCgattcatcatcatcatcttcttcctcATCTGCTTCAAATACTTCCAAAACCAATAATTCAGCATCTCACCAGGATCTAGAAGCTAttgagaatattatttcaatatgtTGTTGTTCAAGAGATATTGCAGAGAAAGcattcaaaatttcaaatcaaAACTTAGAGAGAGCTATACAAATGATTTTTGATGATCCTTCAATTATTGAAAGTTTTGAAGATACACAATTACAACAACAAGTATCAGTTGGGCCAGATCTTTCTTCAAAACTCATAGAACTTGATGATGGACCAGgaaaatatgaattaattgGAGTTATTTGCCATCTAGGAAAAAGTGTTCATAGCGGACACTACATATgttataataaaagaaagattGATTCCTCTATTAATCCATCTAACCAGCCAACTGAATCGTCCTGTTCTTCCTCTATATGGGTAAGATTTAATGATACAAAAGTTTATTTAAGTAAAGAGGATGATTTTCCCCATAAGGAAAAAGGGTATATCTATCTATATCGCAGAACTAACTAA
- a CDS encoding myosin'myosin' codes for SLKLQIEKVKNSRLFLKDYCHNSLEVLMKNSRDLDSGTGLFGPGSLVWIPCPKEVWRPGVVSRVDDSQISVKVSNVVDELTLEEVSEEVVFKLPLEVGSNMAGGQLHIRAAEQLSDCGVVTPDDLCELTHLHQPSILHAINSRFDLDKIYTFTGPILIAVNPYRTLEGFYSMEMIQKFRLKSNSDIPHVFSVTNKAYTGVCTQKKSQTILISGESGAGKTETTKFVLQFLTVVGSSNNSVSSGIGDSGTGNEKRYSFVEDQIIQSNPLLEAFGNSQTLRNNNSSRFGKFIEIQFSELTSNSTLESDSSSMCISSACINTYLLEKVRVCHQQKGERNFHIFYQLCSAAKHIISQGSSHEENLIYRFPSHNTESILFSRKNSENVVLNPHMAQLREQLFSNPMEIDLSHIVSEKNFKYLEGSECQETDFHQFERTLYAVRTMGITNDQLYNIIKIIKAVMFLGNITFIENEGESSIPHESCFQDLEIVSSLLSIPKDDIVRLLTCRKIQLREGEIMKHLSVQEAETTKDAVSKALYSLVFDYILHLVNTQISRARENETNDAHQEKDKKDLYCGILDIFGFECFPNNSFEQLCINFANERLQQIFNDYIFNIEQDLYIQEDISWDPIDFPDNGDCVQLLQQQKPVLGILPAIDEECFVPQGSNIGLLNKLVKEYSGKNTRFDIVKKKPNNFVVVHYAGPVSYCVDNFIEKNKDQLSHYSTEVLSSSENPWVSDLIKAKFSDHILDSESNTKLKRQQTLGSSFRNQLNKLISTIKQTNPHFIRCIKPNSNNSPDEFDRISVSEQLKYGGVLQAIQVSRAGYPVRFPHFEFLLDYMILFSPCGQLSISKSRDEYGRWCRSILNSGQVQETKNVTSLSESNNTRKSQIIELMENLNSSGLISKHEQTTQWAVGLTRVFLKIEAFRDLEQLRVRVRDTASTKIQSLWRMILCRNQYSKAIKAIITIQSIWKGVLSRRRFKLLLKEKAALKIQTIFRGHVARQKLKCMQLCVKMIQSRWRVYLRRKEAEEKLYIRRVCLIQSTFRMYLQRRYFIRLSGSVLKAQILWRGKLARRQFQKLKEEKNEFSELFAKYQEALIEIQKLKGNCSRLEDQLYKALSERNSLKDEREQLNQELLARKTEERTVSDLGTISDSIDHDHNQDQNQNKNQVSQNIDSSNSILGVSSQIQSQREEKEVANGLEISKQQEIIKRLLRLSSYPFSKLGLLESIPEILFPRDSRSIVLNYQDRQIGLLLAGSSGSGDKQLLKKFMDEIGAGSVDENNLQVFTIELSNIPGAHVISSQEYLKNAYNGPEGSNHRVRESSVGERWPLNIMSITALEEDESRQQIESFLTRTRVAIFVYDVANIESFKALEEGTGNHDFLIFRKAIESGCKVVLFGSLYRVIHESAKIEVDIEQVRKISSDLDIISIESDSISSLISSIVGIINTRNHLDIKITQQTEGIPFGAENNTLRGEMVDKDELALTLERNTMQQKQLNNSLFSKFNDGIRAFGLRIPKFPVPKITLDRNEFLIPTLDLEEAANITQVEKQGGIGPVINIKDDQNSSVTHIVFCRDIPTEPHTMLLVARKNGVIHAYYCYKTRLEDSIADENSSLEWSGRVEEAYSRKAHNRAITSLALSPDESEFLSTSIDMTVRRFLTATGHAISLFSDNSPVLVGSYLPFLPSLFIVSSSKPLLRIVNVDVGVAQKIKTDSTIRALCFDSTGIYCFAACKEGRIYVLVNIAAKSSSRTSTETDFRFTDKRGMQVCSRAITNMLYVHGSSDYSNVRKTHANSAIGAGFGGLSSLLPVLVVNAADSTITIIDIRLQAPTGQIDISNVPHVVLQVRFRIPNPHSLMPLRSCFSSRNGLWVASAAEDCSVRVFQLNNDSCEKENLALVGHSAPVISTAVNASSTLLASGDADGIVIIWRRFSSRS; via the coding sequence agtttaAAGCTTCAAATAGAGAAAGTAAAAAATTCAAGGCTCTTTTTGAAGGATTATTGCCACAATTCTCTGGAAGTACTTATGAAGAACTCCAGAGATCTGGACTCAGGGACTGGCCTTTTTGGGCCAGGGTCACTTGTATGGATTCCATGTCCCAAAGAGGTTTGGAGGCCTGGCGTTGTCTCTAGAGTGGATGATTCACAGATTTCAGTCAAAGTTTCAAATGTGGTTGATGAGTTAACACTTGAGGAGGTTTCAGAGGAAGTTGTTTTTAAACTTCCTTTGGAGGTTGGATCTAACATGGCGGGGGGGCAGCTTCATATTAGAGCAGCTGAGCAACTTTCAGATTGTGGTGTGGTTACTCCGGACGATCTTTGCGAACTTACTCATCTCCATCAGCCTTCaattttgcatgcaattaaTTCTAGGTTTGATCTTGATAAGATTTACACATTTACCGGCCCAATTTTAATTGCAGTAAATCCATATAGAACTTTGGAAGGTTTCTATTCTATGGAAATGATTCAGAAGTTTAGGCTGAAGAGTAATTCCGATATTCCACATGTGTTTAGTGTTACTAATAAGGCATATACTGGAGTTTGTACTCAAAAGAAGTCtcaaacaatattaataagtGGGGAATCTGGAGCTGGAAAGACTGAAACAACCAAGTTTGttcttcaatttttgaCAGTTGTTGGATCATCTAACAATAGTGTTAGCTCTGGTATTGGTGATTCAGGTACTGGAAATGAGAAAAGATATTCATTTGTTGAGGATCAGATTATTCAGAGCAATCCTCTTTTAGAAGCTTTTGGAAATTCTCAAACTTTGAGAAATAACAATTCCTCAAGGTTTGGAAAGTTTATCGAAATTCAGTTCTCTGAGTTGACTTCTAATTCAACTTTGGAGTCTGATTCAAGTTCAATGTGCATTAGCAGTGCCTGTATAAATACTTATTTGCTTGAAAAAGTCAGAGTATGCCATCAACAAAAAGGAGAGAGGAATTTTCACATATTTTATCAGCTTTGCTCTGCTGCTAAGCATATTATTTCTCAAGGATCTTCTCATGAAGAGAATCTGATATACAGATTCCCTTCACATAATACAGAGTCCATATTATTTTCGCGTAAAAATTCAGAGAATGTTGTCTTGAATCCTCATATGGCACAATTAAGGGAGCAATTATTCTCGAATCCTATGGAAATAGATCTCTCTCACATAGTTTCAGAGAAGAATTTTAAGTACTTGGAGGGTTCAGAATGCCAGGAAACTGACTTCCACCAATTTGAAAGGACATTATATGCTGTAAGAACTATGGGAATTACGAATGACCAACTTTAtaatatcatcaaaataattaaagcaGTCATGTTCTTGGGTAATATTACATttatagaaaatgaagGAGAGTCATCAATTCCTCATGAATCATGTTTCCAAGACTTGGAAATTGTTTCTTCATTACTTTCTATACCTAAGGATGATATTGTTCGTCTATTAACTTGCCGAAAGATTCAGTTAAGAGAAGGagaaataatgaaacaTTTAAGCGTACAAGAAGCTGAAACAACAAAAGATGCAGTTTCAAAAGCATTATATTCTCTAGTATTTGACTATATCTTGCATTTAGTAAACACTCAGATATCTAGAGCAAGAGAAAATGAAACTAATGATGCTCACCAAGAAAAGGATAAAAAGGATTTGTATTGTGGGATTCTGGATATTTTTGGTTTTGAATGCTTTCCAAATAACAGTTTTGAGCAGCTTTGTATTAACTTTGCAAATGAAAGATTacaacaaatatttaatgattatattttcaacattGAGCAGGACTTGTATATACAAGAGGATATTAGTTGGGATCCAATTGATTTTCCAGATAATGGAGATTGTGTTCAATTATTACAACAACAAAAGCCAGTTTTGGGAATTCTTCCAGCAATAGATGAAGAGTGTTTTGTTCCACAGGGATCAAATATTGgattattgaataaattagtCAAGGAATATAGCGGAAAGAATACCAGGTTTGATATTGTTAAAAAGAAGCCAAACAACTTTGTGGTAGTCCACTATGCAGGCCCTGTTTCATACTGTGTTGATAACTTTATagagaaaaataaagaCCAACTTTCTCATTATTCCACTGAAGTTTTATCAAGCTCAGAGAATCCTTGGGTTTCAGATTTGATAAAAGCTAAATTCTCAGATCATATCTTAGATTCTGAATCAAACACCAAGTTAAAACGTCAACAAACTCTTGGATCATCTTTTAGAAATCAGTTAAACAAACTAATTTCAACTATTAAGCAAACAAATCCTCATTTTATCAGATGCATCAAACCAAATAGTAACAACTCCCCAGACGAATTTGATAGAATTTCTGTCTCAGAACAACTCAAGTATGGTGGAGTACTACAAGCTATCCAAGTTAGTCGTGCTGGATATCCTGTAAGATTTCCAcattttgaatttctaCTTGATTATATGATACTTTTTTCACCATGTGGACAACTTTCTATTAGTAAGTCTAGAGATGAATATGGTAGATGGTGTAGaagtatattaaattcagGTCAAGTTCAAGAAACAAAGAATGTAACTTCTTTGTctgaatcaaataatacaagaaaGAGTCAGATCATTGAGTTAATGgagaatttaaattcttctgGGTTGATTTCAAAACATGAACAAACCACTCAGTGGGCAGTTGGACTTACTAGAGTGTTTCTGAAGATTGAAGCTTTTCGAGATCTTGAACAACTTAGAGTACGTGTCAGAGATACAGCTTCTACAAAGATTCAGAGTCTGTGGAGGATGATTTTGTGTCGCAATCAATACTCGAAGGCTATTAAAGCCATTATTACCATCCAGAGTATCTGGAAAGGAGTTCTTTCCAGACGAAGATTTAAGTTATTACTTAAAGAAAAGGCTGCTTTGAAAATTCAGACAATTTTCCGAGGACACGTTGCGCGCCAAAAGTTGAAATGCATGCAGTTATGTGTCAAAATGATTCAATCAAGATGGAGGGTATATTTGAGAAGAAAGGAAGCTGAAGAGAAATTGTATATCCGAAGGGTTTGTTTAATTCAGTCAACATTTAGGATGTATTTGCAGAGGAGATACTTTATTCGACTGTCAGGAAGTGTTTTGAAGGCTCAAATATTATGGAGGGGAAAACTTGCAAGAAGACAGTTCCAGAAGTTAAAGGAGGAGAAGAATGAGTTTAGTGAATTATTTGCAAAATACCAGGAGGCATTGATAGAGattcagaaattaaagGGCAATTGTTCACGTTTGGAGGACCAACTTTATAAGGCTTTATCAGAACGTAATTCTCTAAAGGATGAGAGAGAACAGCTAAATCAGGAGCTTTTGGCTCGTAAGACTGAAGAGAGAACAGTTTCTGATTTGGGTACTATTTCTGATAGTATTGATCATGATCATAATCAGGACCAAAATCAGAATAAGAATCAGGTTTcacaaaatattgataGCAGTAATTCGATATTGGGGGTATCATCTCAAATCCAGAGTCAAAGAGAAGAGAAGGAGGTTGCGAACGGATTAGAGATTTCAAAACaacaagaaataataaaaagacTTTTGAGGTTATCTTCATATCCTTTTTCAAAGTTAGGATTGTTGGAATCGATTCCAGAAATATTGTTTCCTCGTGATTCTCGCTCaattgtattaaattaCCAGGATAGACAGATCGGACTTTTGTTAGCAGGATCTTCAGGGAGTGGTGACAAACAACTTCTTAAGAAGTTTATGGATGAAATTGGCGCAGGTTCAGTTGACGAAAATAACTTACAGGTATTCACAATTGAGTTATCAAATATCCCAGGAGCCCATGTCATCTCTTCACAAGAATATCTAAAAAATGCTTACAATGGTCCAGAAGGTTCTAACCATAGAGTTAGGGAATCAAGTGTTGGAGAGAGATGGccattaaatataatgagTATTACAGCCttagaagaagatgaatcACGTCAACAAATTGAAAGCTTTCTAACAAGAACAAGAGTTGcaatttttgtttatgACGTGGCAAACATTGAATCTTTCAAAGCTTTAGAAGAAGGTACTGGTAATCATgattttttgatatttagAAAAGCTATAGAAAGTGGATGTAAGGTAGTTTTGTTTGGAAGTCTATATAGAGTAATACACGAATCAGCAAAAATAGAGGTTGATATTGAACAAGTAAGAAAGATCTCCAGCGATTTGGATATAATATCAATAGAGTCAGATTCAATTTCgtctttaatttcatcaattgTGGGGATTATTAATACCAGAAATCATTTGGATATAAAAATTACACAACAAACTGAAGGAATCCCATTTGGAGCTGAAAATAACACCCTCAGAGGTGAAATGGTTGATAAAGATGAACTGGCTTTAACACTAGAAAGAAATACAATGCAACAAAAACAGTTAAATAATTCTCtcttttccaaatttaatGATGGAATTAGAGCATTTGGTCTTAGAATTCCAAAATTCCCGGTACCTAAAATAACATTAGATAGAAATGAATTTCTAATTCCAACATTAGACTTGGAAGAAGCAGCTAACATTACTCAAGTTGAAAAACAGGGAGGAATTGGGCcagttattaatattaaagatgatCAGAATAGTTCAGTTACTCATATTGTATTTTGTAGAGATATACCAACTGAACCACATACAATGCTTTTGGTTGCAAGAAAGAATGGGGTAATTCACGCATATTATTGCTACAAGACTCGTTTAGAAGACAGTATTGCTGATGAAAATTCATCTTTGGAATGGTCCGGAAGAGTAGAAGAAGCATATTCAAGAAAAGCGCATAATAGAGCAATCACCTCTTTAGCTCTTTCTCCAGATGAATCTGAATTCTTATCTACATCCATTGATATGACAGTAAGGAGATTCCTAACAGCTACTGGTCATGCTATTAGCTTATTTTCAGACAACTCTCCAGTACTTGTTGGCTCCTACTTACCATTTCTACCATCTCTATTTATTGTCTCATCTTCTAAGCCACTGCTTAGAATTGTGAATGTAGATGTCGGAGTTGCTCAAAAGATTAAAACTGATTCAACTATCAGAGCTTTATGTTTTGATAGTACTGGAATTTACTGCTTTGCTGCATGCAAAGAAGGAAGGATTTATGTTCTTGTAAACATAGCAGCAAAGTCTTCATCAAGAACTTCAACAGAAACTGATTTCAGATTTACTGATAAGAGGGGAATGCAGGTTTGTAGCAGAGCTATAACAAATATGCTTTATGTCCATGGATCATCTGACTATTCTAATGTCAGAAAAACGCATGCAAATAGTGCTATCGGCGCGGGATTTGGCGGgctttcttcattattaccGGTATTAGTGGTAAATGCAGCAGATTCAACAATAACTATAATAGATATTCGGTTGCAAGCTCCAACTGGTCAGATAGATATTTCGAATGTTCCTCATGTAGTTTTACAGGTGAGGTTCAGGATTCCGAATCCTCATTCATTGATGCCTTTGAGGTCATGTTTTTCATCTAGGAATGGTCTATGGGTAGCATCTGCAGCAGAGGATTGTTCTGTAAGGGTTTTCCagttaaataatgattcaTGCGAAAAAGAGAATTTAGCTTTAGTTGGTCACTCCGCTCCAGTAATAAGTACTGCAGTGAATGCATCATCAACACTGTTAGCAAGTGGGGATGCGGATGGAATTGTCATAATTTGGAGAAGGTTTTCTTCAAGATCATAA
- a CDS encoding glutamate synthetase, possible bacterial origin, beta-grasp+glutamate synthase catalytic domain, producing MNNFKVSSFVCRSFDELYSAIQTENIEYLNYSFCDTFGSLHHITISSNSFKSGKDIQKGIAFDSSSVRGMQFGDFSDMIVVPDFEKVWIDPFFDRKTLHVACFVLFHTGEPSPGCVRSISKRAQEALSLSGIADKCFIGPEIEFFVFESVSYNNSPNHSYFCLDGDEAYWNSGNNATFYPHNRPNLASRRPLKQAYCAPYPVDRDLSLRSEILEELENIGVTVEKHHHEVATCQHEIGVHCSTLVQSADIVESIRYLIKGIAHRNNKTATFMPKPLGNDNGSGMHINISLWKNEKNIFFDPESSYYNLSNQALYFIGGILSHAKAIMAFTNPTTNSYKRLATGYETPTKLSYGAGDRSSSIRIPLSGFSCTKTQRIEFRIPDSSACPHLAFSAILCAGIDGILHKIHPAAYLNTIKSQSNEYNLPKSLTEALQNLEEDYEFLIKDGVFSHEFILNYIKLKRDEVVLVESFPTPKEFELYYD from the coding sequence ATGAATAACTTCAAAGTTTCCAGTTTCGTATGCAGAAGTTTTGATGAGCTTTACTCCGCTATTCAGAcggaaaatattgaatactTGAACTACTCATTTTGTGATACTTTTGGATCCCTTCATCATATTACAATTAGTTCAAATTCGTTTAAATCTGGTAAAGATATACAAAAAGGAATTGCATTCGATTCTAGCTCAGTAAGAGGGATGCAGTTTGGAGACTTCTCGGATATGATCGTCGTTCCAGACTTTGAGAAGGTTTGGATTGACCCATTTTTTGACAGGAAAACCCTCCATGTTGCTTGTTTTGTATTATTCCATACTGGAGAACCTTCCCCTGGTTGTGTTAGATCAATCTCAAAAAGAGCTCAAGAAGCTCTTTCATTATCCGGGATTGCTGATAAATGTTTTATTGGACCAGAAATTGAATTCTTTGTATTTGAGTCTGTCAGCTATAATAACTCACCAAACCACAGCTATTTTTGTTTAGACGGCGATGAGGCTTATTGGAATTCTGGTAACAACGCAACTTTCTACCCCCATAATAGACCAAATCTTGCAAGTAGAAGACCTCTAAAACAGGCATATTGCGCTCCTTATCCCGTAGATAGAGATTTATCATTGAGAAGTGAAATTCTTGAAGAGCTTGAGAATATTGGAGTAACAGTAGAAAAGCATCACCATGAGGTTGCAACCTGCCAACATGAAATTGGTGTTCATTGCTCAACCCTTGTTCAGTCAGCTGATATTGTTGAATCCATCAGATATCTTATAAAAGGAATTGCACATAGAAATAACAAAACTGCCACATTTATGCCAAAACCACTTGGAAATGATAATGGGAGTGGAATGCATATCAATATTTCTCTTTGGAAAAACGAAAAGAACATATTCTTTGACCCTGAATCAagttattataatttatcCAACCAGGCTCTTTACTTCATTGGTGGAATACTCTCCCATGCAAAGGCTATTATGGCCTTTACAAATCCCACAACCAATAGTTATAAAAGACTTGCTACTGGCTATGAAACTCCAACTAAGCTTTCATATGGAGCTGGTGACAGAAGCTCTTCTATTAGAATACCTTTGTCAGGGTTTTCATGTACAAAAACCCAAAGAATCGAATTTAGAATCCCTGACTCATCTGCATGCCCTCATTTGGCTTTTTCCGCCATTTTGTGTGCTGGAATTGATGGTATTTTGCATAAAATACACCCAGCTGCTTACTTGAATACCATTAAGTCTCAAAGTAACGAATATAATTTGCCAAAATCACTTACTGAGGCTCTTCAAAACCTTGAAGAAGATTACGAATTCCTTATCAAAGATGGAGTTTTTTCGCATGAGTTTATTCTCAACTACATTAAGCTTAAACGCGACGAGGTTGTTCTAGTTGAGTCTTTTCCAACCCCCAAAGAGTTTGAACTGTATTATGACTGA